A portion of the Vreelandella subglaciescola genome contains these proteins:
- the mnmA gene encoding tRNA 2-thiouridine(34) synthase MnmA: MTSTQGKVIVGMSGGVDSSVSAVLLLEQGYDVEGLFMKNWDEDDGTEYCTAKDDLADAEAVCQKIGIKLHTANFAAEYWDNVFEHFLAEYKAGRTPNPDILCNREIKFKVFIDYAEMLGADKIATGHYVRQATQAQGEDVSRPRLLKGLDANKDQSYFLHAVPEAAIARTLFPVGELEKPAVRELAEKHGLVTARKKDSTGICFIGERRFSDFLQQYLPAQPGTIETPDGDVIGEHMGLMYYTLGQRQGLGIGGLVNYPEDPWYVAHKDLERNVLVAVQGKHHSLLYSDALATEPMEWVSGHAPTHQGRFRAKTRYRQDDRPCTLATQADGSVVVQFDQPQRSVTPGQSLVIYDGDICLGGGVIRDTWNAQEVAA; this comes from the coding sequence ATGACATCCACCCAAGGCAAAGTGATCGTCGGCATGTCCGGCGGCGTCGATTCTTCCGTCTCGGCTGTGCTCCTGCTCGAACAGGGGTACGACGTCGAGGGCCTGTTCATGAAGAACTGGGACGAAGACGACGGTACCGAATACTGCACCGCCAAAGACGACCTGGCGGATGCCGAAGCCGTGTGTCAGAAAATCGGCATCAAGCTGCATACGGCCAACTTTGCCGCGGAATACTGGGACAACGTTTTCGAGCATTTCCTCGCCGAATACAAGGCCGGACGCACGCCGAATCCGGACATCCTGTGTAACCGCGAAATCAAGTTCAAAGTCTTTATCGACTACGCCGAGATGCTCGGCGCCGACAAGATCGCCACCGGGCACTATGTACGCCAGGCCACTCAGGCCCAGGGCGAAGACGTCTCCCGCCCGCGGCTGTTGAAGGGCTTGGATGCCAACAAGGATCAAAGCTACTTTCTGCACGCCGTGCCCGAGGCGGCGATTGCCCGCACGCTGTTTCCCGTGGGCGAGCTGGAAAAGCCCGCGGTACGCGAGCTGGCCGAAAAACACGGACTGGTCACCGCGCGCAAAAAGGATTCCACCGGCATCTGCTTTATCGGCGAGCGACGCTTCAGCGATTTTTTACAACAGTACCTACCCGCCCAGCCCGGCACCATCGAAACGCCCGACGGCGACGTTATCGGCGAGCACATGGGGCTAATGTATTACACCCTGGGCCAACGTCAGGGGTTGGGCATCGGCGGGCTGGTCAATTACCCGGAAGACCCTTGGTACGTGGCGCACAAAGATCTTGAGCGCAACGTACTGGTGGCCGTTCAGGGCAAGCATCACTCGCTGTTGTATAGCGACGCGCTGGCCACCGAGCCGATGGAATGGGTCTCCGGTCACGCGCCCACGCATCAGGGGCGCTTTCGCGCCAAGACCCGCTACCGCCAGGACGACCGCCCGTGCACGCTGGCCACCCAGGCCGACGGCAGCGTTGTAGTGCAGTTTGATCAACCCCAGCGCTCCGTCACCCCTGGCCAATCGTTGGTGATCTACGATGGCGACATTTGCCTGGGCGGCGGTGTCATTCGCGATACCTGGAATGCCCAAGAGGTGGCCGCATGA
- a CDS encoding NUDIX domain-containing protein: MTSRAQPSQQPHIRATVACVIQRGGRYLMVEEDRGGPRTLFNQPAGHIEAGEGPIAAIRREVAEETAWEVSLDGYLGLYVFKLNGLTFHSHGFIAAPAHFLDTPLDDDIQAAHWLTLDEIKALDAAGRMRSPLVLPRIDDARAGRVFSLDVIHER, from the coding sequence ATGACCTCGCGCGCTCAACCGTCTCAACAACCGCACATACGGGCTACCGTGGCCTGCGTTATCCAGCGGGGTGGCCGCTACCTGATGGTCGAAGAAGACCGCGGCGGCCCGAGAACGCTGTTTAACCAGCCGGCCGGCCACATCGAGGCCGGCGAAGGCCCTATCGCTGCCATCCGGCGCGAAGTCGCCGAAGAAACCGCCTGGGAGGTGTCCCTTGACGGCTACTTGGGGCTTTACGTTTTCAAGCTCAACGGGCTGACCTTTCACAGCCACGGCTTTATCGCCGCACCGGCGCACTTTCTTGACACGCCACTGGATGACGACATCCAGGCTGCCCACTGGCTGACGCTTGACGAGATCAAAGCGCTTGACGCCGCCGGGCGGATGCGCAGCCCACTGGTACTGCCACGCATTGATGATGCCCGCGCCGGGCGCGTGTTTTCGCTGGACGTAATTCACGAACGCTAG
- a CDS encoding pseudouridine synthase has protein sequence MSRLYLLHKPYRVLSQFRDDQGRATLGDYLHVKDIYPAGRLDYDSEGLLLLTDDGALIHRIAHPRHKQPKTYWAQVEGHINDAALQALRQGITLTDGPTRPAKAQRIAPPAIAQRTPPIDPKRHPRTSWLELIISEGRNRQVRRMTAHVGLPTLRLIRAAVGPWWLDPLAPGEWRSETLHAPRPPSRPAKSPGRGRRRKPR, from the coding sequence ATGAGCCGACTCTACCTGTTACACAAACCTTACCGCGTGCTCAGCCAGTTTCGGGACGACCAGGGGCGCGCGACGCTGGGCGACTACCTGCACGTCAAGGATATTTACCCCGCAGGCCGGCTGGACTACGACTCCGAAGGCCTGCTGCTGCTGACCGACGACGGCGCACTGATTCATCGCATTGCGCACCCGCGCCACAAGCAGCCCAAAACCTACTGGGCACAGGTGGAAGGCCACATCAACGACGCCGCTCTTCAGGCGCTGCGCCAAGGCATTACGTTAACCGACGGTCCCACGCGGCCGGCCAAGGCCCAGCGCATAGCGCCGCCCGCTATTGCCCAGCGCACACCGCCGATTGACCCCAAACGCCATCCACGTACCAGCTGGCTTGAGCTTATTATCAGCGAAGGCCGCAACCGCCAGGTACGGCGCATGACCGCCCATGTCGGCCTTCCTACCCTGCGCTTGATTCGCGCTGCCGTGGGCCCCTGGTGGCTTGATCCGTTAGCCCCCGGCGAATGGCGCAGCGAAACCCTGCACGCCCCGCGCCCGCCAAGCCGGCCCGCAAAATCGCCCGGGCGCGGCCGCCGGAGAAAACCCCGATGA
- the icd gene encoding NADP-dependent isocitrate dehydrogenase: MGSTNADFQHIVIPEGGSQITVNADDTLNVPNEPIIPFIEGDGIGADVTPAMKIAIDAAVAKAYGGKRKIHWMEVYAGEKATHVYDADTWLPEETLRAVTDYVVSIKGPLTTPVGGGIRSLNVALRQKLDLYVCQRPVRWFEGVPSPVKQPADVDMVIFRENSEDIYAGIEWQAGSPDADKVIKFLREEMGVTNIRFPENCGIGVKPVSIEGTKRLVRQALQYTIDNDRESLTLVHKGNIMKFTEGAFKDWGYELARDEFGAELLDGGPWMTMKNPNTGKDIVIKDVIADAMLQQILLRPAEYDVIATLNLNGDYISDALAAEVGGIGIAPGANISDAVAMFEATHGTAPKYAGQDKVNPGSLILSAEMMLRYMGWVEAADLVLKGMEKAIAKGEVTYDFHRQMENAVLLKCSEFGQAVADNM, from the coding sequence ATGGGTTCTACCAACGCGGATTTTCAGCATATCGTTATCCCAGAAGGCGGCAGCCAAATCACCGTTAACGCCGACGACACGCTGAACGTTCCCAACGAGCCGATTATTCCGTTCATCGAAGGCGACGGCATCGGCGCAGATGTGACCCCGGCGATGAAAATTGCCATTGATGCGGCGGTGGCCAAAGCTTACGGCGGCAAGCGCAAGATCCACTGGATGGAAGTGTACGCCGGCGAAAAAGCCACGCACGTTTACGATGCCGATACCTGGCTGCCCGAGGAAACCCTCAGGGCGGTCACAGATTACGTGGTCTCGATCAAAGGCCCGCTAACTACGCCGGTGGGCGGCGGCATTCGTTCGCTCAACGTGGCGCTGCGCCAGAAGCTTGACCTGTACGTGTGCCAGCGCCCGGTGCGCTGGTTTGAAGGCGTACCCAGCCCGGTGAAACAGCCCGCCGACGTGGACATGGTCATTTTCCGTGAGAACTCCGAAGACATTTATGCCGGCATCGAGTGGCAGGCCGGCTCGCCAGATGCCGATAAAGTCATCAAGTTTCTGCGCGAGGAAATGGGCGTCACCAATATCCGCTTCCCGGAAAACTGCGGTATCGGCGTCAAGCCGGTATCCATCGAGGGTACCAAACGGCTGGTGCGCCAGGCGTTGCAGTACACTATCGACAACGATCGCGAGTCGCTGACGCTGGTGCATAAGGGCAACATCATGAAGTTCACCGAAGGCGCCTTTAAAGACTGGGGCTATGAGCTTGCCCGCGATGAGTTTGGCGCTGAGCTGCTCGACGGCGGCCCGTGGATGACCATGAAAAACCCCAACACCGGCAAAGACATCGTCATCAAGGACGTGATTGCCGACGCTATGCTGCAGCAGATTCTGCTGCGTCCGGCGGAGTACGACGTCATCGCCACGCTCAACCTCAACGGTGACTATATCTCCGATGCGCTGGCGGCTGAGGTTGGCGGTATCGGCATTGCGCCGGGGGCCAACATTTCCGATGCGGTTGCCATGTTCGAAGCCACCCACGGCACAGCACCCAAGTACGCCGGACAGGATAAGGTCAACCCGGGCTCGCTGATTCTTTCCGCCGAGATGATGCTGCGTTATATGGGCTGGGTTGAGGCCGCTGATCTGGTGCTCAAAGGCATGGAAAAAGCCATTGCCAAAGGCGAGGTGACGTACGACTTCCATCGCCAGATGGAAAACGCGGTGCTGCTCAAGTGCTCTGAGTTTGGACAGGCCGTTGCTGACAACATGTAA
- the clpS gene encoding ATP-dependent Clp protease adapter ClpS, with amino-acid sequence MTHPASPDTDEDLAVAPADPELAKPPMYKVVLHNDDYTPMDFVVEVLQEFFHLESEAAVQVMLAVHTQGKATCGVFTRDIAETKSYQVSEYARECEHPLLCDIEAAD; translated from the coding sequence ATGACACACCCGGCATCGCCGGACACCGATGAAGATCTGGCGGTCGCACCCGCCGACCCTGAGCTTGCCAAGCCACCCATGTACAAGGTGGTCTTACATAACGACGACTACACGCCGATGGATTTTGTCGTGGAAGTGCTGCAGGAGTTTTTCCATCTGGAGAGTGAAGCCGCCGTACAGGTGATGCTAGCCGTTCACACCCAGGGCAAAGCGACCTGCGGCGTGTTTACTCGGGATATCGCCGAAACCAAGAGCTATCAGGTCAGCGAATATGCCCGGGAATGCGAGCATCCGTTGTTGTGCGATATCGAAGCGGCCGATTAG
- the clpA gene encoding ATP-dependent Clp protease ATP-binding subunit ClpA, which yields MLSKELEMTLNTAFTVARSKRHEFMTVEHLLLALLDNAAAVDVLKACGANLDKLRADLQDFINSTTPLIPEGQGERETQPTLGFQRVLQRAVFHVQSSGKNEVTGANVLVAIFSEQESQAVYFLKQQNVARVDAVNYIAHGISKVAGHGTSPSPSTHEAEDAEESPGDGAAHPLTGYATNLNEQARLGKIDPLIGRDHELERVVQILARRRKNNPLLVGEAGVGKTAVAEGLAKRIVEEDVPDVIADAVVYSLDMGALLAGTKYRGDFEKRLKGLLAELKKQPKAILFIDEIHTVIGAGAASGGVMDASNLLKPLLSSGELRCIGSTTFQEFRGIFEKDRALARRFQKVDVLAPSVDDTIKILKGLRSRFEEHHELTYTDAAMETAARLADRYINDRYLPDKAIDVIDEAGAHQRLLPPEVRLDTIDVEQVEAVVASIARIPPKSVSSSDRKLLANLDRDLKMLVFGQDDAIDSLSAAIKLSRAGLKSPDKPVGSFLFAGPTGVGKTEVARQLSHVMGIELVRFDMSEYMERHTVSRLIGAPPGYVGYEQGGLMTEAITKQPHCVLLLDEIEKAHPEVFNLLLQVMDHGRLTDNNGREADFRHVIVIMTSNAGAELASRRSIGFQSQDHTTDAMEVIRRTFSPEFRNRLDGIIQFSSLPTEVVRNVVDKFLIELQAQLDEKRVQLDVEDDARNWLAEEGYDPDMGARPMARLIQEKLKKPLAEMILFGELAEQGGTVHVSLENGELNLAMEAEMADAP from the coding sequence ATGCTGAGCAAAGAACTTGAAATGACCCTGAACACGGCTTTTACCGTGGCACGTTCCAAGCGCCACGAGTTCATGACCGTTGAGCACCTGCTGTTGGCGCTTCTGGATAACGCCGCCGCAGTCGACGTGCTCAAAGCGTGTGGGGCTAACCTGGACAAGCTGCGGGCTGACCTGCAGGATTTCATCAACTCGACTACGCCGCTGATCCCTGAAGGGCAAGGCGAGCGTGAAACCCAGCCGACGCTGGGCTTTCAGCGCGTATTGCAGCGTGCCGTATTCCACGTGCAGTCGTCGGGCAAGAATGAAGTCACCGGGGCTAACGTGCTGGTGGCCATTTTTTCCGAGCAGGAGAGCCAGGCGGTCTACTTCCTCAAGCAGCAGAATGTCGCCCGGGTCGATGCGGTCAACTACATCGCCCACGGCATTTCCAAGGTGGCGGGGCACGGCACATCGCCGTCACCGTCGACCCATGAAGCGGAAGACGCCGAAGAAAGTCCCGGCGATGGCGCAGCGCACCCGCTGACCGGCTACGCCACCAACCTCAACGAGCAGGCGCGGCTGGGTAAAATTGATCCGCTGATCGGGCGTGACCACGAGCTTGAACGAGTGGTGCAGATTCTGGCACGCCGGCGCAAGAACAACCCGCTGCTGGTGGGTGAAGCCGGCGTAGGTAAAACGGCGGTTGCCGAGGGGCTGGCCAAGCGCATCGTGGAAGAAGACGTGCCCGACGTGATTGCCGATGCGGTGGTTTATTCGCTGGATATGGGCGCACTGCTGGCCGGTACCAAGTACCGCGGCGACTTTGAAAAGCGGCTCAAGGGGCTGTTGGCCGAGCTTAAAAAGCAGCCCAAAGCAATTTTGTTCATCGACGAAATTCATACCGTCATCGGCGCCGGTGCGGCGTCGGGCGGGGTGATGGACGCCTCCAACCTGCTCAAGCCGCTGTTGTCCTCGGGTGAGCTGCGCTGTATTGGCTCGACGACGTTTCAGGAGTTTCGCGGTATTTTCGAAAAAGACCGCGCGCTGGCCCGGCGCTTTCAAAAAGTCGACGTGCTGGCCCCCTCGGTGGACGACACCATCAAGATTCTCAAGGGGCTGCGTTCGCGCTTTGAAGAGCACCACGAGCTGACCTACACCGACGCCGCCATGGAAACCGCAGCAAGGCTGGCAGATCGCTACATCAATGACCGCTATCTGCCGGACAAGGCGATTGACGTGATCGACGAAGCCGGCGCGCACCAGCGCTTGCTGCCGCCGGAAGTGCGCCTGGATACCATCGACGTGGAACAAGTCGAGGCCGTGGTGGCCTCTATCGCGCGGATTCCGCCGAAGAGCGTTTCAAGCTCCGACCGCAAGCTGTTGGCCAATCTGGACCGCGACCTGAAAATGCTGGTCTTCGGCCAGGATGACGCCATTGATAGCCTGTCGGCGGCCATCAAACTTTCCCGTGCGGGGCTGAAGTCGCCGGATAAGCCCGTGGGCAGCTTTCTGTTTGCCGGCCCCACCGGGGTAGGTAAAACCGAAGTGGCGCGCCAACTCTCGCATGTCATGGGTATCGAGCTGGTGCGCTTTGACATGTCCGAGTACATGGAGCGCCACACGGTGTCGCGGCTGATCGGTGCGCCTCCGGGCTACGTCGGCTACGAGCAGGGTGGGCTTATGACCGAAGCCATCACCAAGCAGCCGCACTGCGTGCTGCTGCTCGATGAAATCGAAAAGGCGCACCCGGAAGTCTTCAACCTGCTGCTGCAGGTGATGGATCACGGCCGGCTGACCGACAACAACGGCCGCGAAGCGGATTTCCGCCACGTCATCGTGATCATGACCTCCAACGCCGGTGCCGAGCTTGCCTCGCGCCGCTCGATCGGTTTTCAGTCCCAGGATCACACGACCGACGCCATGGAAGTAATTCGCCGCACGTTCTCGCCGGAGTTTCGTAACCGTCTGGACGGCATCATTCAGTTCAGCTCGCTGCCCACTGAAGTGGTACGCAACGTGGTGGACAAGTTCCTCATCGAACTTCAGGCACAGCTGGATGAAAAGCGGGTGCAGCTGGATGTGGAAGACGACGCACGCAACTGGCTGGCCGAAGAGGGCTACGACCCGGACATGGGCGCCCGCCCGATGGCGCGCCTGATTCAGGAAAAACTCAAAAAGCCGCTGGCCGAGATGATTCTTTTCGGCGAGCTGGCCGAGCAGGGCGGCACGGTTCACGTGAGCCTGGAAAACGGAGAGCTGAACCTGGCGATGGAGGCAGAGATGGCGGATGCGCCCTGA
- the infA gene encoding translation initiation factor IF-1, producing the protein MAREDHIEMEGVIVDTLPNTMFRVELENGHVVTAHISGKMRKNYIRILTGDKVKVELTPYDLSKGRIVYRSR; encoded by the coding sequence ATGGCACGTGAAGATCATATTGAAATGGAAGGCGTCATTGTTGACACCCTTCCCAACACCATGTTCCGTGTGGAGCTCGAAAACGGCCACGTGGTCACCGCCCACATCTCGGGCAAAATGCGCAAGAACTACATCCGCATCCTGACCGGCGACAAGGTCAAGGTTGAGCTGACCCCGTACGACCTGTCCAAAGGCCGTATCGTGTATCGCTCGCGCTAA
- a CDS encoding arginyltransferase — protein sequence MSSNASHHPAKDLRFFLTVPHACSYLPGREATTLFLDPEETPAAGVYDALTLQGFRRSGRHLYRPHCENCSACRSARIPVEDFHPGRTQRKILRRNADIQTRLLSARWVPQHYALYAAYIRARHADGEMYPPSREQYQTFLTLDQPYAQLLEMTLDERLVGVAVFDQLDHGLSAIYTFFDVDPQLDRRSLGTFAILKLVELAQQRGLPHVYLGYWIEQCRKMRYKKAFSPLEVLDGRRWRRLISP from the coding sequence GTGAGCAGCAATGCGTCCCATCACCCGGCAAAGGATTTACGTTTTTTTCTGACGGTGCCCCACGCCTGCAGTTATCTGCCCGGCCGTGAAGCCACGACGCTGTTTCTTGATCCTGAAGAAACGCCGGCTGCAGGCGTTTACGATGCGCTGACGTTACAGGGGTTCCGGCGCAGCGGTCGTCACCTGTATCGCCCGCACTGCGAAAACTGCAGCGCCTGCCGCTCGGCGCGTATTCCGGTGGAAGATTTTCATCCCGGCCGCACCCAACGCAAAATTCTCCGGCGTAATGCTGATATTCAAACGCGCCTGCTGTCCGCCCGTTGGGTGCCGCAACACTACGCGCTATATGCGGCGTATATCCGCGCTCGCCACGCCGACGGCGAAATGTACCCGCCCAGTCGCGAGCAATACCAGACGTTTCTCACCCTTGACCAGCCCTACGCACAGCTGCTGGAAATGACGCTGGACGAGCGGCTGGTCGGCGTGGCGGTCTTCGACCAGCTGGACCACGGGCTGTCGGCCATTTATACCTTTTTTGACGTTGATCCGCAGCTGGACAGGCGCTCGCTGGGTACTTTTGCTATCTTGAAGCTCGTGGAGTTGGCGCAACAGCGAGGCCTGCCCCATGTTTATTTAGGTTATTGGATTGAGCAGTGTCGAAAAATGCGCTACAAAAAGGCGTTTTCGCCACTTGAGGTGCTGGATGGACGGCGCTGGCGGCGGCTTATCTCGCCCTGA
- the aat gene encoding leucyl/phenylalanyl-tRNA--protein transferase — translation MLPWLSSPTPVFPPPDSALDAPNGLLAAGGELTPHWLVSAYRHGIFPWYSNGDPILWWSPSPRMVLKPEAFKQRRSLTKRLRHGGFRVTLNQDFPGIMRACAAPRDAEDGTWITAEMHAAYCRLHRLGIAHSLAVYQDDALVGGLYGVAMGPVFFGESMFSLRPDGSKVALAYLTAAMRTHGGKLIDCQMHTPHLENLGATTIARSTFLDYLETWLPDVGFSAPDDNTATPHVPKAEWLDALADDDNARLVR, via the coding sequence ATGCTACCTTGGCTATCGTCGCCAACGCCCGTCTTTCCACCGCCGGATTCGGCGCTTGATGCGCCCAACGGCCTGCTGGCCGCCGGGGGCGAGCTGACGCCCCACTGGCTGGTCAGCGCTTACCGCCACGGCATTTTTCCGTGGTACAGCAACGGCGACCCGATTCTGTGGTGGAGTCCCAGCCCACGCATGGTGCTCAAGCCTGAGGCCTTTAAACAGCGCCGCAGCCTGACCAAGCGGCTGCGCCACGGCGGTTTTCGCGTCACGCTCAATCAGGATTTCCCCGGCATCATGCGTGCCTGCGCCGCGCCGCGTGACGCTGAAGACGGCACCTGGATCACTGCTGAAATGCACGCCGCGTATTGTCGGCTACACCGGCTGGGCATTGCCCACAGCCTGGCGGTATATCAGGACGATGCGCTTGTCGGCGGGCTTTACGGCGTGGCCATGGGGCCGGTCTTTTTTGGCGAGTCCATGTTCTCGCTCAGACCCGACGGCTCCAAGGTCGCGCTTGCCTACCTGACCGCCGCCATGCGTACCCACGGCGGCAAGCTCATCGACTGTCAAATGCACACGCCGCACCTGGAAAACCTCGGTGCAACGACCATAGCCCGCTCAACGTTCCTCGACTATCTTGAAACATGGCTACCCGACGTCGGTTTTAGCGCTCCTGACGACAACACAGCTACGCCGCATGTGCCAAAGGCCGAGTGGCTTGACGCCCTGGCCGATGACGATAACGCCCGTCTTGTGCGTTAA